The segment CGGTTCTGTACTGATACGCGGTGCCAAGGCTCCGCGTTTAGTCACACGTGACGATCTTGGGCGGATGAAGCCGGGGTCCGTCGTGATCGATGTGGCCATCGATCAAGGTGGGTGCTTGGAGACCAGCCGCCCCACGACGCACAAGGATCCCACGTATATCGTGGACGATGTGTTGCATTACTGCGTGACCAACATGCCAGGGGCCGTTGGTCGCACCAGCACCTACGCGCTGTGCAATGTAACTTTGCCGTGGGTCATCAAACTGGCCAGCCTTGGAACCGTTGAGGCTGTGCAGCAATGTTCGGCTCTTCAATCAGCGGCCAACATCGTCAATCATCGCGTTACCAATCGGGCCGTCGCTGACACGTTCAATCTACCGTATGAGAGTCTGTCAGCGGGATGAGCATGACGTCACAGTCGCAATTTGTCGATGTGCCGGTTTGTCTTCAGTGGGTCGGCGGACCCGCGGGTCATCTGAGGCTGTTGGATCAAACGCTGCTTCCCAGCCAAGTGCGTTGGATCGAGTGCCACAGTGTGGATGCGGTTTGGGAAGCGATCAAGAAACTGCGCGTCCGCGGAGCACCAGCCATTGGAATCGCAGCCGCTTATGGTGTCGTTCTGGCTGGTGGCCAAGGTCGCAGTAGCGAGCCACTTGCCATAGCCGTTCAGAGTGCCATCCGCCATTTGGCTACCAGCCGCCCAACCGCCATCAATCTTTTTTGGGCGCTGCGACGCATGGAACAAGTCATGTCACGCTCGGAACCAATTGCGCAAGATTTGCAAGCCGCGCTATTGACAGAGGCTCAGGCCATCGAAGCCGAAGACCGCCAAATGTGCCGCGCCATCGGACTGCATGGCGCGGACCTCATTCCCGACGGTGCAACTCTGCTGACCCATTGCAATGCTGGTGGATTGGCAACTGCGCAATACGGCACGGCGCTGAGCGTGATGTATGCCTGCCAGGATCAAGGCAAACGCATCCAGGTATACGCAGACGAAACGCGACCGTTGTGGCAAGGGGCTCGGTTGACCGCCTGGGAACTTCAGCGCCACCAGATACCAACAACGATTATTTGCGACAGCATGGCCGCTCACGTCATGCAAACTCGTCGAGTCGATGCCGTATTAGTGGGTGCCGATCGCATAACTCGGCGAGGTGATGTGGCCAACAAGATTGGCACTTATGCAGTGGCCGTAGCGGCTCGCTATCACCAAGTACCCT is part of the Pirellulaceae bacterium genome and harbors:
- the mtnA gene encoding S-methyl-5-thioribose-1-phosphate isomerase; the encoded protein is MTSQSQFVDVPVCLQWVGGPAGHLRLLDQTLLPSQVRWIECHSVDAVWEAIKKLRVRGAPAIGIAAAYGVVLAGGQGRSSEPLAIAVQSAIRHLATSRPTAINLFWALRRMEQVMSRSEPIAQDLQAALLTEAQAIEAEDRQMCRAIGLHGADLIPDGATLLTHCNAGGLATAQYGTALSVMYACQDQGKRIQVYADETRPLWQGARLTAWELQRHQIPTTIICDSMAAHVMQTRRVDAVLVGADRITRRGDVANKIGTYAVAVAARYHQVPFYVAAPSSTFDLELTDGRDIPIEHRDAAEVIRPYGLRLAPEGVQVYNPAFDVTPAELITAIITERGVIRPVNENSILELLA